The Gallus gallus isolate bGalGal1 chromosome 31, bGalGal1.mat.broiler.GRCg7b, whole genome shotgun sequence DNA segment tgctgcgaGAGCCCCGCCCAAGGGTCCCGCTAGGCTCTGGGGACGATGTGGCAGCCAGGTCCCGATAGtagagctgcccagagcccccagGTTCCTTTAGGCATGGCGAGTCCCCTGTGATAGGGCGGTCCAAGGCCAGGTTTCCCTGGGAGACGGTGTTTCCGTAGGTTCCAGCTCTGGAACAGAGCTCTACTCAGCTCTCCTCCATCCGATGTCCCGGAGGCTTCCTATGTCCCCGGTtcccctctgggctctgcataAGGCTGAAATTGGAGCAAAGCCCAGCCGGCTCTGTAGCCatggtggtgtttttctggGGTGTTTGCGTGCGCCTGTATCGATCACTGTCTGGGTGAGGAGCTTGCCAAGAGGCTGTGAAGAGGCTGGCCTGGAGCCTGACacgtcttttctttcctttgcagagattGTGGCGATCTGGGATGCTGTGTCTGATTACATCCTGGAACAGATGAAGCTGGACAAGGTGGGCTGGTGTCCTGGTGGCCCTCGCCCTGGAGAGGGCCCTAGGTTCAGTCCTGCCCAGAGCGTGGGCCCCGCAGAGCAAtccctccctgagcaccacagcagcacagtgagcccAAGCCGGgtgcccagagcagcttcttggccagagctgccctgagcaaaTGTTTGGCACAGGCAGGGGCTCCACTCTGCCCGGTGGTCAGGATGGggagagcaaagggagaaaggggggaTTTTTTCTGGCCCTGCGCCAAGCATAACCCTCGGGAATCAGTCCCAGGCTGTAAATGTCCCCTGTGCTGCAAATATCCGGGCTCCTCTCTAGCCAAGGGATGTCGGAAATACTATGCGGAGGTGGCGGTATTGCAGGGACCACagatttttccaaagctttccagAGAGCGCCATCTTGCCCCGCTGCCCTTTGGGAGCGGGGAGGGCGGAGAGCAGTGCCGCCCTGCTCTTGATGTTCGTGGCTTTTGCCGCCCCTGAAGTACACACGCGTCagcctttctgtcttttccctgtGCAGGGAGTCCTGGTCCCGGGACTCGGGCTCTTTGCTGCGGTCCGAGAGCAATTCCACAGCAAAGAAGTGGCGGTGTCGGTCCGAAGACCTGTCTTCCAGCTGGACATCggggtgctgtggctgcaggacctCCAGTCGCCCACCGACATCATCCCCGGTGAGAAGGCAGCGGCCACCTTCCCCTTCCCGCCCCATGTCCGGCCGGGCGTGTTCTCCCTGCTCTTTGGAaacggctgggagcagcagagaattgTCTGCAAAGCTCGGGGTGCAGCGTGAGTTCCTCCAAAAGGAACCAcagcccaacccaacccaacgaCAGCCCAAGAGCTGTTTCTCTAAAGGACCTTCTCTTTGGGACTTGGTTATGAATGTTGCATGGGAATGTGGCTTGCTGTGGCAGTGAGGATGTGCCTTCTCCTTGCAGACGATGTCAAGATTGAGCGGCTGAACTACCGGCAGCTCTCGCGAGCCACCGGCATCTCGCTGCACGTGGTGCAGCGCTGCGTGCGAGAGACCGTCCTCTTGTACTGTCACCTCCTGAGGAACAAGGCGCACGTCTCATTCGCCTTCAAGAACATCGGCGTTATGACGTACGAGGACGACTTCCTCTGCATGAGGTTCTTGTCCAGCTGCATTACAACGCTGGAGAGCAATGCCAGCctgactgcactgctccacACTGTAAGTTTGAGGAGGTTTTGAGGGTGCGCCATCAGATCACCGCTggccagcctggatgtggcAGGCCAGTCAAATGCCTTTCCCCACGCTTGCCCCCTCCGCTTTCTCCACTGGCACAGAGATTTCCTGGATCTCTGCCCCTGCGGCAAGTCTGGCAGTGCCCTTGCACGGCCTCAGTATTTTGCCgtccagctcctccagagcagagcaaagctctgATGTTCCCGGAAGAGGCTttggtggagagcagctttcTCTTGGCATGGGAGCCAGGCTTGCTTCCTGTCAACAAGAGCCATGAAAAAAATGGCCTAGGCAAGCCTCCAGCAGGTCTGTGTCCCTTTGCAGAGAATTGGCCGGCCCgttctgctgccttttggctGTGTGTGTCTTCTCCCGGAGGGATGGGGAGTCAAGGTTGTGTTACTGGTGCCCAACCGGTCCCGATTCCCATCAAGAGAACGGCCTTGCACGTGGAAAAGAATTTGGGCTACTGTGCGGTTTGGCATGGACAGGAGGAAGGGGTGCCACGCTTTGCGTANNNNNNNNNNNNNNNNNNNNNNNNNNNNNNNNNNNNNNNNNNNNNNNNNNNNNNNNNNNN contains these protein-coding regions:
- the LOC121107848 gene encoding coiled-coil domain-containing protein 81-like isoform X4; its protein translation is MDALLYNSPVAGRASPDAHCQRGSPVSADLGDEIVAIWDAVSDYILEQMKLDKGVLVPGLGLFAAVREQFHSKEVAVSVRRPVFQLDIGVLWLQDLQSPTDIIPDDVKIERLNYRQLSRATGISLHVVQRCVRETVLLYCHLLRNKAHVSFAFKNIGVMTYEDDFLCMRFLSSCITTLESNASLTALLHTVSLRRF
- the LOC121107848 gene encoding coiled-coil domain-containing protein 81-like isoform X3, with protein sequence MSQWDALHHKDVFPGAAAVPALPCKAWALLEHCSGALSFCGQESGQGQQGCTGRPSVTRGGAGALCRELLVEEPGRASLAASRGLPASDMEGCWTVTISSELVYTFPTLLHLSAEEIVAIWDAVSDYILEQMKLDKGVLVPGLGLFAAVREQFHSKEVAVSVRRPVFQLDIGVLWLQDLQSPTDIIPDDVKIERLNYRQLSRATGISLHVVQRCVRETVLLYCHLLRNKAHVSFAFKNIGVMTYEDDFLCMRFLSSCITTLESNASLTALLHTVSLRRF
- the LOC121107848 gene encoding coiled-coil domain-containing protein 81-like isoform X2, with amino-acid sequence MAAGTAPRLKRLLTKAGRPCALREPEMDCEGPNRASPGRQAAARPGEAQSWQASAPSAEGSCGGASARRGHIRHGRIRLAVGRKARGERGHRVLVFPRTATWIGSFSGIKAGPACSGFGHLAHGMDALLYNSPVAGRASPDAHCQRGSPVSADLGDEIVAIWDAVSDYILEQMKLDKGVLVPGLGLFAAVREQFHSKEVAVSVRRPVFQLDIGVLWLQDLQSPTDIIPDDVKIERLNYRQLSRATGISLHVVQRCVRETVLLYCHLLRNKAHVSFAFKNIGVMTYEDDFLCMRFLSSCITTLESNASLTALLHTVSLRRF